One Spodoptera frugiperda isolate SF20-4 chromosome 10, AGI-APGP_CSIRO_Sfru_2.0, whole genome shotgun sequence genomic region harbors:
- the LOC118281516 gene encoding uncharacterized protein LOC118281516: protein MTSLQCINCNVRLSRRRRHALSNDGEDIVNTNRLWTYLRDRHPDDKACVRCWLRVKTKDTSPNEDIQPVEPYQQESDNSELMCAACGQSLTPDNTACLLEHQQTPSINEVCEVCWGQVCNLNFYVQDGLCCFKLK, encoded by the exons atgacgaGTTTGCAATGCATCAATTGCAATGTTCGCTTGTCCCGAAGAAGAAGACACGCTTTATCAAATGACGGTGAAGATATCGTCAACACTAATCGTCTGTGGACATATCTTAGAGAT cgTCATCCTGACGATAAAGCTTGTGTGCGGTGTTGGTTAAGAGTGAAAACTAAGGATACTTCACCAAATGAAGATATTCAACCCGTTGAACCTTATCAGCAGGAAAGTGATAATTCTGAACTGATGTGTGCTGCATGTGGTCAAAGTCTTACTCCCGACAACACTGCTTGTTTGTTGGAGCACCAgcag acaccTTCCATTAATGAAGTTTGTGAAGTTTGCTGGGGCCAAGTATGCAATTTGAACTTCTATGTTCAAGATGGTCTATGTTGCTTCAAGCTAAAATAA
- the LOC118277165 gene encoding uncharacterized protein LOC118277165 isoform X2, translated as MKTFIIIALLSALAACCSASVLPSEKEMAEGITVVENADEAELQKFLSTHPERQAAERVFLFESHFSVPAIPGETVTHRIEYIGGPDTVLTGTHRTSLPPLPAEVTTEGWLTNRLVMTLTSEVGGSLVGSVQFFGYKYGF; from the exons ATGAAGACCTTCATCATCATCGCATTGCTGTCAGCACTAGCAGCCTGCTGTAGTGCTAGTGTCCTCCCGAGCGAGAAGGAGATGGCCGAAGGCATCACGGTAGTGGAAAATGCTGATGAGGCAGAGCTCCAGAAATTCCTGTCCACCCATCCAGAACGTCAGGCAGCGGAAAGAGTGTTTTTATTCGA GAGCCACTTCTCCGTACCAGCGATTCCGGGAGAAACGGTAACACACCGAATCGAGTACATTGGCGGACCAGACACTGTG ttAACCGGCACTCATAGAACCAGCTTACCACCATTGCCAGCAGAAGTGACCACTGAAGGCTGGCTGACCAACCGTCTCGTCATGACCTTGACGTCAGAAGTCGGTGGCAGTTTGGTTGGTAGTGTGCAGTTTTTTGGATACAAGTACGGATTTTAG
- the LOC118277167 gene encoding uncharacterized protein LOC118277167 isoform X1 gives MSRLCGDSRMKTFIIIALLSALAACCSASVLPSEEMAEGITVVENADEAELQKFLSTHPGRLVEEHVFESHFSVPAIPGEVVTHRIEYIGGPDTVMTRTFRSMFPPLPVEVTTEGWLTNRLVMTLTSEVGGSLVGNVIFYGHKYGF, from the exons ATGAGTAGGCTGTGTGGAGACAGCAGA ATGAAGACCTTCATCATCATCGCATTGCTGTCAGCACTAGCAGCCTGCTGTAGTGCCAGTGTCCTCCCGAGCGAGGAGATGGCCGAAGGCATCACTGTGGTGGAAAATGCTGATGAGGCAGAGCTCCAGAAATTCCTGTCTACCCATCCAGGACGCCTGGTGGAAGAACATGTATTCGA GAGCCACTTCTCCGTGCCAGCGATTCCGGGAGAAGTTGTAACACACCGAATCGAGTACATTGGCGGACCAGACACTGTG ATGACCCGCACTTTTAGAAGCATGTTTCCACCATTGCCAGTAGAAGTGACCACTGAAGGCTGGCTGACCAACCGTCTCGTCATGACCTTGACGTCAGAAGTCGGTGGCAGTTTGGTTGGTAATGTGATATTTTATGGACACAAGTACggattttag
- the LOC118277165 gene encoding uncharacterized protein LOC118277165 isoform X1 — MLFQMKTFIIIALLSALAACCSASVLPSEKEMAEGITVVENADEAELQKFLSTHPGHPLEETVFESHFSVPAIPGKVVTHRIEYIGGPDTVMTRTFRSMFPPLPAEVTTEGWLTNRLVMTLTSEVGGSLVGNVQFFGYKHFSK; from the exons ATGCTGTTTCAGATGAAGACCTTCATCATCATCGCATTGCTGTCAGCACTAGCAGCCTGCTGTAGTGCCAGTGTCCTCCCGAGCGAGAAGGAGATGGCCGAAGGCATCACTGTGGTGGAAAATGCTGATGAGGCAGAGCTCCAGAAATTCCTGTCTACCCATCCAGGACACCCGTTGGAAGAAACAGTATTCGA GAGCCACTTCTCCGTGCCAGCGATTCCGGGAAAAGTTGTAACACACCGAATCGAGTACATTGGCGGACCAGACACTGTG ATGACCCGCACTTTTAGAAGCATGTTTCCACCATTGCCAGCAGAAGTGACCACTGAAGGCTGGCTGACCAACCGTCTCGTCATGACCTTGACGTCAGAAGTCGGTGGCAGTTTGGTTGGTAATGTGCAGTTTTTTGGATACAAgcattttagtaaataa
- the LOC118277165 gene encoding uncharacterized protein LOC118277165 isoform X3, which translates to MKTFIIIALLSALAACCSASVLPSEKEMAEGITVVENADEAELQKFLSTHPGHPLEETVFESHFSVPAIPGKVVTHRIEYIGGPDTVMTRTFRSMFPPLPAEVTTEGWLTNRLVMTLTSEVGGSLVGNVQFFGYKHFSK; encoded by the exons ATGAAGACCTTCATCATCATCGCATTGCTGTCAGCACTAGCAGCCTGCTGTAGTGCCAGTGTCCTCCCGAGCGAGAAGGAGATGGCCGAAGGCATCACTGTGGTGGAAAATGCTGATGAGGCAGAGCTCCAGAAATTCCTGTCTACCCATCCAGGACACCCGTTGGAAGAAACAGTATTCGA GAGCCACTTCTCCGTGCCAGCGATTCCGGGAAAAGTTGTAACACACCGAATCGAGTACATTGGCGGACCAGACACTGTG ATGACCCGCACTTTTAGAAGCATGTTTCCACCATTGCCAGCAGAAGTGACCACTGAAGGCTGGCTGACCAACCGTCTCGTCATGACCTTGACGTCAGAAGTCGGTGGCAGTTTGGTTGGTAATGTGCAGTTTTTTGGATACAAgcattttagtaaataa
- the LOC118277167 gene encoding uncharacterized protein LOC118277167 isoform X2 produces the protein MKTFIIIALLSALAACCSASVLPSEEMAEGITVVENADEAELQKFLSTHPGRLVEEHVFESHFSVPAIPGEVVTHRIEYIGGPDTVMTRTFRSMFPPLPVEVTTEGWLTNRLVMTLTSEVGGSLVGNVIFYGHKYGF, from the exons ATGAAGACCTTCATCATCATCGCATTGCTGTCAGCACTAGCAGCCTGCTGTAGTGCCAGTGTCCTCCCGAGCGAGGAGATGGCCGAAGGCATCACTGTGGTGGAAAATGCTGATGAGGCAGAGCTCCAGAAATTCCTGTCTACCCATCCAGGACGCCTGGTGGAAGAACATGTATTCGA GAGCCACTTCTCCGTGCCAGCGATTCCGGGAGAAGTTGTAACACACCGAATCGAGTACATTGGCGGACCAGACACTGTG ATGACCCGCACTTTTAGAAGCATGTTTCCACCATTGCCAGTAGAAGTGACCACTGAAGGCTGGCTGACCAACCGTCTCGTCATGACCTTGACGTCAGAAGTCGGTGGCAGTTTGGTTGGTAATGTGATATTTTATGGACACAAGTACggattttag
- the LOC118277161 gene encoding uncharacterized protein LOC118277161 — MKTFITIALLSALAACCSASVFPSKEELARGVTVVENADEAELQKFLSTHPNRQALNESVVLFETTFFVPAIPGEVVTHRIEYIGGPNTKMTGSQRTHLPPLPANVHSSGWLTNHLVKTFTSQVGGNIIGNVKFYGHKYGY, encoded by the exons ATGAAGACCTTCATCACCATCGCATTGCTATCAGCACTAGCAGCCTGCTGTAGTGCCAGTGTCTTCCCGAGTAAGGAGGAGTTGGCCAGAGGTGTCACGGTGGTAGAAAATGCTGATGAGGCAGAGCTCCAGAAATTCCTGTCCACCCATCCAAATCGCCAGGCATTAAACGAAAGTGTGGTTTTATTCGA aaCCACCTTCTTCGTACCAGCGATTCCGGGAGAAGTGGTAACACACCGAATCGAGTACATTGGCGGACCAAACACTAAG ATGACCGGCTCTCAAAGAACCCACCTTCCACCATTGCCAGCCAACGTGCACTCTTCAGGCTGGCTGACCAACCATCTCGTCAAGACTTTCACATCGCAAGTCGGCGGCAATATTATTGgtaatgtgaaattttatggACACAAGTACGGATACTAG
- the LOC118277169 gene encoding uncharacterized protein LOC118277169 has translation MRSFIIITVLSALAACYAAAVLPSEEMSEGYSLVFDDMSPEGRIVSNAELNARSSDWILISEGVVSAPAVLGQVQRVGTWHQADLGVRIERLALAYGAFPADVQHTPLGSNFLEVRIISAPSQRVSATISAYRRAF, from the exons ATGAggagcttcatcatcatcacagtGCTGTCAGCACTCGCAGCCTGCTATGCTGCTGCTGTTCTTCCAAGTGAGGAGATGTCCGAAGGTTACAGCCTGGTATTCGATGACATGTCACCCGAAGGTAGAATTGTGTCTAACGCAGAGCTTAATGCGAGATCTAGCGATTGGATTTTGATATCAGA GGGAGTAGTTAGTGCTCCGGCAGTACTAGGTCAAGTACAGCGTGTTGGCACATGGCATCAGGCTGATCTTGGAGTCCGTATAGAGAGACTGGCATTGGCTTATGGCGCATTCCCAGCTGATGTTCAACACACGCCCTTAGGAAGTAATTTCTTGGAAGTAAGAATCATATCAGCTCCTAGTCAACGAGTTTCCGCAACCATTTCTGCGTACAGGAGAGCTTTCTAG